In Sphingomonas sp. LT1P40, the following are encoded in one genomic region:
- the purB gene encoding adenylosuccinate lyase, with amino-acid sequence MVPRYSRPAMTAIWSPETRFGIWFEIEAHATQALADLGVVPQSAAKALWDWWATKPVIDVAAIDAIEAVTKHDVIAFLTWVAEQVGDEARFMHQGMTSSDVLDTCLSVQLVRASDILLDDLDQLLAVLKRRAFEHKLTPTIGRSHGIHAEPVTFGLKMAEAYAEFKRNRARLIAARDDIATCAISGAVGTFANIDPRVEAHVAAKLGLAIEPVSTQVIPRDRHAMFFATLGVVASSIERLAVEVRHLQRTEVLEAEEYFSPGQKGSSAMPHKRNPVLTENLTGLARMVRAATIPAMENVALWHERDISHSSVERYIGPDATITLDFALARLTGVMDKLLVYPVRMQKNLDRMGGLVHSQRVLLALTQAGVSREDSYAQVQRNAMKVWESDGELSLLELLKADPEVTAALSEAEIEDKFDLGYHFKQVDTIFARVFAD; translated from the coding sequence ATGGTCCCCCGCTATTCCCGCCCCGCCATGACCGCGATCTGGTCGCCCGAAACCCGTTTCGGCATCTGGTTCGAGATCGAGGCGCATGCGACGCAGGCGCTGGCCGATCTGGGCGTGGTCCCGCAATCCGCCGCAAAGGCGCTGTGGGACTGGTGGGCGACCAAGCCGGTGATCGACGTCGCCGCAATCGACGCGATCGAGGCGGTGACCAAGCATGACGTGATCGCGTTCCTGACCTGGGTCGCGGAGCAAGTCGGCGATGAAGCGCGCTTCATGCATCAGGGGATGACGTCGAGCGACGTGCTCGACACTTGTTTGTCGGTGCAGCTGGTGCGCGCGTCCGATATATTGCTTGACGATCTCGATCAGTTGCTGGCGGTGCTGAAGCGGCGCGCGTTCGAGCACAAGCTCACCCCGACGATCGGCCGCAGCCACGGGATCCACGCCGAACCGGTGACGTTCGGCCTGAAAATGGCGGAGGCCTATGCCGAGTTCAAACGCAACAGGGCGCGGCTGATCGCGGCGCGCGACGACATCGCCACCTGCGCGATTTCCGGCGCGGTTGGCACGTTCGCCAATATCGACCCGCGCGTGGAGGCGCACGTCGCGGCGAAGCTGGGTCTGGCGATCGAGCCAGTTTCGACTCAAGTGATTCCGCGGGATCGCCATGCGATGTTCTTCGCCACGCTGGGGGTTGTCGCCAGCTCGATCGAGCGGCTCGCGGTCGAAGTGCGGCACCTCCAGCGTACCGAAGTGCTGGAAGCGGAGGAGTATTTCTCGCCGGGGCAAAAGGGCTCGTCGGCGATGCCGCACAAGCGCAATCCGGTGCTGACCGAGAACCTCACCGGCCTCGCCCGCATGGTTCGCGCGGCGACAATCCCGGCGATGGAGAATGTCGCTTTGTGGCACGAGCGCGACATCAGCCATTCGTCGGTCGAACGCTATATCGGCCCCGACGCGACGATCACGCTCGACTTTGCGCTCGCGCGGCTGACCGGGGTGATGGACAAACTGCTGGTTTATCCGGTGCGGATGCAGAAGAATCTGGATCGCATGGGCGGGCTGGTCCATTCACAGCGCGTGTTGCTGGCGCTGACGCAGGCCGGGGTGAGCCGCGAGGATAGCTACGCCCAAGTCCAGCGCAACGCGATGAAGGTGTGGGAGAGCGATGGCGAGCTGTCGCTGCTCGAATTGCTCAAGGCCGATCCTGAGGTCACCGCAGCGCTGTCGGAGGCCGAAATCGAGGACAAGTTCGACCTCGGCTATCATTTCAAGCAGGTCGACACCATTTTCGCCAGAGTTTTCGCCGATTGA
- a CDS encoding F0F1 ATP synthase subunit A — protein MAEESGKIDPMHQFEVQVVGGPWEILGQPIALTNSAVWMLLTVAVLWVFMAGGMKQAVVPGRWQMLVENFTGFIAKLVDENIGKGGRKYLPYIFSLFMFILFANLLGLLPIGLFGLHPFTFTSHFTVTGVLAILSFSIVLIVGFWKHGFKFFSLFVPAGTPLPMVLIIFPIELVSFLFRPFSLGLRLFVAMIAGHILLKVLAGFVINAANASPVWGGVVGIPSFALMIGVSALEVLVAGIQAYVFALLTSLYIHDAEHLH, from the coding sequence GTGGCTGAGGAATCTGGCAAGATCGACCCGATGCACCAGTTCGAGGTGCAGGTTGTTGGTGGCCCGTGGGAGATTTTGGGCCAGCCGATCGCACTGACGAATTCGGCGGTGTGGATGCTGCTGACCGTCGCGGTGCTTTGGGTGTTCATGGCCGGTGGGATGAAGCAGGCGGTCGTCCCCGGCCGCTGGCAGATGCTGGTCGAGAATTTCACGGGCTTCATCGCCAAGCTGGTGGACGAGAATATCGGCAAGGGCGGGCGCAAATACCTGCCCTATATCTTCTCGCTGTTCATGTTCATCCTGTTCGCCAATTTGCTCGGCCTGCTGCCGATTGGCCTGTTCGGGCTGCACCCGTTTACCTTCACCAGCCATTTCACCGTCACCGGCGTGCTGGCGATCCTGTCCTTCTCGATCGTGCTGATCGTCGGTTTCTGGAAGCACGGGTTCAAGTTCTTCAGCCTGTTCGTGCCGGCGGGAACGCCGCTGCCGATGGTGCTCATCATCTTCCCGATCGAGCTGGTCTCGTTCCTGTTTCGCCCGTTTTCGCTGGGTCTGCGACTGTTCGTTGCGATGATCGCCGGGCATATCCTTTTGAAGGTGCTGGCCGGTTTCGTCATCAACGCCGCGAACGCCAGCCCCGTATGGGGCGGCGTGGTCGGCATTCCCAGCTTCGCGCTGATGATCGGCGTGTCCGCACTCGAAGTGCTGGTCGCCGGTATTCAGGCCTATGTCTTTGCACTGCTCACGTCGCTGTACATCCACGACGCCGAGCATCTGCACTGA
- a CDS encoding F0F1 ATP synthase subunit C has protein sequence MSPDAAKLIGAGLAAIGAGMAAIGVGNVFGSFLEGALRNPGAADGQQGRLFIGFAAAELLGLLAFVVAMILIFVA, from the coding sequence ATCAGCCCGGATGCGGCGAAGCTCATCGGCGCCGGCCTGGCCGCCATCGGCGCGGGCATGGCCGCAATCGGCGTGGGCAACGTCTTTGGCTCGTTCCTCGAAGGCGCGCTGCGCAATCCGGGTGCGGCCGATGGCCAGCAGGGCCGTCTGTTCATCGGCTTCGCGGCTGCCGAGCTTCTCGGCCTGCTCGCGTTCGTCGTGGCGATGATCCTGATCTTCGTCGCGTAA
- a CDS encoding DUF4126 domain-containing protein, translated as MNAVEIIGLAASVSLLAGWRLYLCVLAVGLAMYTGWVELPAQLKALDVLANPWLIGIAGAGAVIEFVADKVMWVDSAWDAVHTLIRPVGGALLALAIVDPSDPAWQVAALLLGGGGALLTHGAKASGRAVVNASPEPFSNAVVSTGEDILTGGLLFLALANPVAAVVIAVLILAATIAALVLLRRVLRRLLRREPAKTAQPPQSSRA; from the coding sequence GTGAACGCCGTCGAGATCATCGGCCTCGCCGCCAGCGTCAGCCTGCTGGCGGGCTGGCGGCTTTACCTGTGCGTGTTAGCGGTCGGACTGGCGATGTACACCGGCTGGGTCGAGTTGCCGGCGCAACTGAAGGCGCTCGACGTGCTCGCCAATCCGTGGCTGATCGGCATCGCCGGGGCAGGCGCGGTGATCGAGTTCGTCGCGGACAAGGTGATGTGGGTCGATTCGGCATGGGACGCCGTCCACACGCTGATCCGCCCGGTCGGCGGCGCGCTGCTTGCGCTCGCCATCGTCGATCCGTCGGACCCGGCATGGCAGGTCGCCGCGCTGCTACTGGGCGGTGGCGGGGCGCTGCTCACGCACGGGGCCAAGGCCAGCGGGCGAGCGGTGGTCAATGCCAGTCCGGAGCCGTTCAGCAACGCGGTTGTGTCGACCGGTGAGGATATCCTGACCGGCGGGCTGTTGTTCCTCGCCCTCGCCAACCCGGTCGCGGCGGTGGTGATCGCGGTGCTGATCCTCGCCGCGACGATCGCGGCGCTGGTGTTGCTGCGGCGGGTGTTGCGACGGCTACTGAGGCGAGAGCCAGCCAAGACAGCCCAACCCCCTCAGTCATCCCGGGCGTGA
- a CDS encoding calcium-binding protein: protein MLKSILLASAVMISAPALAQEAAPQETTPPAQEQTVPPAAEPTAPADAPAPADETAVDSTAQTAPAPAEPAAPPAEQPAQTAEQTPAPAEQPAQTAQQPAPAGQQPANAAQIAQVVDSGFPTYDKDADGNLKAEEFGAWMVALRSASEPAFTGQSAADKEWITRAWAAADKDKSNGINKDELKGFLAPAAAS from the coding sequence ATGTTGAAGAGCATTCTACTTGCCAGCGCTGTGATGATTTCGGCCCCTGCACTTGCGCAGGAGGCGGCACCACAGGAAACAACGCCTCCGGCACAGGAACAGACCGTGCCACCGGCCGCTGAGCCGACTGCGCCTGCCGACGCTCCGGCGCCCGCCGATGAAACCGCAGTCGACAGCACGGCGCAGACTGCACCGGCTCCGGCTGAACCTGCCGCACCCCCGGCTGAACAGCCGGCGCAGACCGCCGAGCAGACCCCGGCTCCCGCCGAGCAGCCAGCGCAGACCGCGCAGCAGCCTGCGCCCGCAGGTCAGCAACCGGCCAATGCGGCTCAGATCGCTCAGGTCGTCGATTCCGGCTTCCCGACTTACGACAAGGATGCCGACGGCAATCTGAAGGCGGAAGAGTTCGGTGCATGGATGGTGGCGCTGCGTTCGGCGAGCGAACCGGCCTTTACCGGTCAGTCGGCTGCCGACAAGGAGTGGATTACCCGCGCCTGGGCCGCTGCCGACAAGGACAAGTCGAACGGCATTAACAAGGACGAGCTTAAGGGCTTCCTTGCCCCCGCTGCCGCTTCCTAA
- a CDS encoding AtpZ/AtpI family protein, translating to MAENEPGLDPLKEDARITSLNERLAQAKSEEAIRRGEGRDKGDADYRLGSRVLTQLVGGLVGGAVVGWTLDHFLGTSPWFLLGMLFLGIASAFRNIIRISNQRSK from the coding sequence ATGGCCGAGAACGAGCCCGGACTGGACCCCCTCAAGGAGGATGCCCGCATCACCTCGCTCAACGAGCGGCTGGCGCAGGCGAAATCCGAAGAGGCGATCCGCAGGGGTGAGGGGCGCGACAAGGGCGATGCGGATTACCGCCTCGGCAGCCGCGTTCTGACCCAGCTGGTCGGTGGTTTGGTGGGTGGCGCCGTGGTCGGGTGGACGCTCGATCATTTTCTCGGCACTTCCCCGTGGTTCCTGCTCGGGATGCTGTTCCTCGGAATCGCATCGGCGTTCAGGAATATCATCAGGATTTCAAACCAGCGCTCGAAGTGA
- the radC gene encoding RadC family protein, protein MGEADTDNSGHRARLRQRLLSDGEGLLDHELIEYVLALAIPRRDTKPLAKALLREFGGLGGLLTADGEAIARVGGMGETSVAAIKIVHTAALRLLRGEVAARPLLANWQALLDYLRADMAHHAIERVRVLHLNSRNMLIRDELMQEGSVDEAPVYVREVIRRAIDLGSAAIILVHNHPSGDPSPSRADIELTRNIVEAGKRLGIGVHDHIIMGSEGHSSLRAMGLM, encoded by the coding sequence ATGGGGGAAGCCGACACCGACAATAGTGGCCACCGCGCCCGCCTGCGCCAGCGGTTGCTGAGCGATGGCGAGGGGCTGCTCGATCATGAGCTGATCGAATATGTGCTCGCGCTGGCCATTCCCCGCCGGGATACCAAGCCACTGGCGAAGGCGTTGTTGCGCGAGTTTGGCGGGCTGGGCGGCCTGCTGACCGCCGATGGCGAAGCGATCGCGCGGGTCGGCGGGATGGGCGAAACCTCAGTTGCAGCAATCAAAATTGTCCACACCGCAGCGCTGCGCCTTTTGCGGGGGGAAGTCGCCGCGCGGCCCTTGCTGGCAAACTGGCAGGCGTTGCTCGACTATCTGCGTGCCGACATGGCGCATCACGCGATCGAGCGGGTGCGCGTGCTCCATCTGAACAGTCGCAACATGCTGATCCGCGACGAATTGATGCAGGAGGGGTCGGTGGACGAGGCGCCGGTCTATGTCCGAGAGGTTATCCGCCGCGCAATCGACCTGGGGTCTGCCGCAATCATTCTGGTCCACAACCACCCCAGCGGCGACCCTAGCCCGAGCCGCGCCGACATCGAACTGACGCGCAACATTGTCGAGGCGGGCAAACGACTGGGCATCGGCGTGCACGACCACATCATCATGGGGTCCGAAGGCCATTCCAGCCTGCGCGCGATGGGGTTGATGTGA